One segment of Lachancea thermotolerans CBS 6340 chromosome E complete sequence DNA contains the following:
- a CDS encoding uncharacterized protein (similar to uniprot|Q05497 Saccharomyces cerevisiae YDR338C Hypothetical ORF) — protein sequence MATMFSKSLAQVHPKLLTNGIGIGNNHRRISLGFLKPSKRNPLVRKYTRTRRRYGPDQQSFRSLGEDFGSTVARETPLDAVDEEDERHSEDGGELSRTVSLPSRVSETPDLQPEVDWILEEHERRYSSVHASDDEEEEEAPHHEPRNMYSHPYYGNDEEQHQEEVLEYDDFMKRVRQQLIYDVRKRQRSPSFVPVTSRGSVPNVYESTQDEEDYSHESVSYESEAKMLASYAFPLILTFLLEQIFPLVCSLTVGHLGKNELAAVSLASMTTNITLAVFEGISTSLDTLCPQAFGAGNYRGVGIHLQRCIAFSMVVFIPFGFMWHFSEFFLGFVVPDKALVALTSKFLKIATLGAPAYIIFENLKRFLQAQGIFDAGIYVLLICAPLNVVTSYTLVWNSRIGLGYIGAPIAMVLNFWLMLTLMLLYIIFVNGRKCWGGFNKKAFTHWKDLSHLAIPGIIMLEAEDLSYEILTLFSSYFGTTYLAAQSAVSTTAALMYMIPFAVGISSSTRIANFIGAKRPDCARIASELGISCSFLVGIFNFTVLMTGRKVIAHVFSNDELVVKQITKLLPLVAFIEIFDSLNAIAGSCLRGQGMQAIGSIINLVVYYLVAIPLGVLLGWTFNLKLYGLWIGIGTGMFLIGVTEAYLVLSPNWEKILERAEMLKEADDEESDEEFEYSDSDSEPSETTGLLPVR from the coding sequence ATGGCTACGATGTTTAGCAAGAGCTTGGCGCAAGTTCACCCAAAACTTCTCACAAATGGTATAGGTATCGGAAACAACCACAGAAGGATTTCGCTAGGTTTCCTGAAACCTAGCAAGCGCAACCCGCTGGTTAGAAAGTACACACGCACGAGGAGAAGGTACGGGCCGGACCAGCAGAGCTTCCGGTCACTTGGGGAAGACTTCGGCAGTACTGTCGCACGCGAAACCCCCCTAGATGCGGTtgatgaggaagacgaACGGCACTCCGAAGATGGTGGGGAGCTGAGCCGCACGGTCTCGTTGCCGTCAAGGGTCAGTGAGACGCCGGACTTGCAGCCCGAGGTGGATTGGATTCTAGAAGAGCACGAGCGCCGGTACTCGTCCGTGCACGCTagcgacgacgaagaagaagaagaggccCCACATCATGAGCCGCGCAATATGTATAGTCACCCATACTACGGCAACGACGAGGAGCAGCATCAGGAAGAAGTTCTCGAATACGACGACTTCATGAAGCGTGTGCGACAGCAGTTGATCTACGACGTGCGCAAAAGGCAGAGAAGTCCTTCTTTCGTCCCAGTCACGAGCCGTGGATCAGTCCCCAACGTGTACGAATCTACGCAGGATGAAGAGGACTACAGTCATGAGTCTGTTTCCTACGAGTCAGAGGCAAAGATGCTTGCCTCGTATGCGTTCCCGCTGATCCTCACCTTCCTGTTGGAGCAGATTTTCCCTCTTGTGTGCTCCTTGACCGTCGGCCATCTCGGCAAAAATGAACTGGCGGCCGTTTCTTTGGCGTCCATGACCACCAATATTACCCTGGCAGTGTTTGAAGGAATATCCACCAGTCTTGATACGCTATGTCCACAAGCCTTTGGAGCTGGAAATTACCGCGGAGTTGGTATTCACCTGCAAAGGTGCATTGCGTTCTCAATGGTGGTTTTTATCCCCTTTGGTTTCATGTGGCACTTCTCCGAGTTCTTCCTTGGGTTCGTGGTGCCTGACAAAGCTCTTGTGGCCCTTACCTCcaagtttctcaaaatAGCCACGCTCGGGGCCCCTGCTTAcattatttttgagaaccTCAAGCGCTTTCTACAAGCGCaaggcatttttgatgctggCATCTACGTTTTATTGATCTGCGCGCCTCTTAATGTTGTAACAAGCTACACGTTAGTATGGAATTCGAGGATAGGGCTAGGCTACATCGGAGCCCCAATTGCTatggttttgaacttctggcTGATGCTGACGCTCATGTTACTCTACATTATATTTGTTAACGGAAGAAAATGCTGGGGCggcttcaacaaaaaggcTTTTACTCATTGGAAGGACTTGTCACACCTTGCCATTCCCGGCATTATAAtgctggaagcagaagacCTTTCATATGAGATATTGACGCTTTTCAGTTCCTACTTTGGAACAACATATCTGGCTGCACAGTCAGCGGTTTCAACAACTGCCGCGCTTATGTACATGATCCCATTCGCCGTGGGTATCTCATCTTCCACTAGAATTGCAAACTTTATCGGTGCAAAGAGGCCTGACTGTGCCCGCATCGCCTCAGAATTGGGAATTTCGTGCTCGTTTCTTGTAGggattttcaacttcaccGTACTCATGACTGGGAGGAAGGTTATTGCACATGTTTTCTCCAATGACGAGCTAGTTGTTAAGCAGATCACGAAGCTTTTACCCTTGGTGGCATTTATTGAGATATTTGACTCGTTGAACGCAATCGCTGGCTCCTGTCTGCGTGGCCAGGGCATGCAGGCTATTGGAAGCATCATAAACCTAGTAGTATACTACTTAGTGGCAATTCCCTTAGGTGTGTTACTGGGTTGGACTTTTAACCTGAAGCTCTATGGCCTTTGGATTGGGATTGGAACAGGTATGTTCCTAATAGGAGTAACCGAGGCATACCTCGTGCTATCCCCTAACTGGGAGAAGATCTTAGAGCGCGCAGAAATGCTTAAAGAAgctgatgatgaagaatcCGATGAAGAATTCGAATATAGCGACTCGGACTCCGAACCTTCTGAGACTACAGGCTTGCTCCCGGTCAGATAG